A single Pseudomonas brassicacearum DNA region contains:
- a CDS encoding phage tail assembly protein: protein MSSTAIPSWMTLAADRVTVKLTVPSEANGVRVDTLSLRTPTVRDLRIARQTAPNDEEQQDLNLFASLAEVGTKDLDGLTLKDFNRIQAGYFRLVREDELQPQGAEATG, encoded by the coding sequence ATGAGCAGCACTGCAATCCCAAGCTGGATGACCCTGGCCGCTGACCGCGTCACCGTGAAACTGACGGTGCCATCTGAAGCCAACGGCGTGCGTGTCGATACGCTGAGCCTCCGGACACCGACTGTGCGTGACCTTCGCATTGCCCGCCAAACAGCGCCCAATGATGAGGAACAACAAGATCTGAACTTGTTCGCCTCCCTGGCCGAAGTCGGTACCAAGGATCTGGATGGCTTGACGCTGAAGGACTTCAACCGCATACAGGCCGGCTATTTTCGCCTGGTGCGAGAAGATGAACTTCAACCCCAAGGTGCAGAAGCAACTGGCTAA
- a CDS encoding phage major tail tube protein — MAMIPETLANLNLFADGVSFQGDVPSLTLPKLTLKMEEHRGGGMDAPVELDMGMEKQEASFTTTGVRRESLKFFGLADGTAFNGTFRGAYKGLKGKVTPVIVTLRGTLKEVDMGDWKPGDKAEIKHSIGLTYYKLEVDGRTVYEIDPIGMRRVINGVDQLAAQRSALGL, encoded by the coding sequence ATGGCAATGATTCCCGAAACCCTTGCGAACTTGAACCTGTTCGCCGACGGCGTCAGCTTCCAGGGCGACGTGCCGAGCCTGACGCTGCCCAAGCTCACGCTCAAGATGGAAGAGCATCGCGGCGGCGGCATGGATGCGCCGGTCGAGCTGGACATGGGCATGGAAAAACAGGAAGCGAGCTTTACTACCACTGGCGTACGCCGTGAGTCGTTGAAGTTCTTCGGCTTGGCCGACGGCACGGCGTTCAACGGTACGTTCCGAGGAGCCTACAAGGGGCTCAAAGGCAAAGTCACGCCGGTCATCGTCACCCTGCGCGGCACGTTGAAAGAAGTCGACATGGGCGACTGGAAGCCGGGCGACAAGGCCGAGATCAAGCACTCCATCGGGCTGACGTACTACAAGCTCGAAGTGGACGGCCGAACCGTCTACGAGATCGACCCCATCGGCATGCGCCGTGTCATCAACGGCGTTGATCAACTGGCCGCCCAGCGTTCCGCATTGGGCCTCTAA